Proteins from one Setaria italica strain Yugu1 chromosome V, Setaria_italica_v2.0, whole genome shotgun sequence genomic window:
- the LOC101773677 gene encoding uncharacterized protein LOC101773677 produces the protein MLQEFVDNVIAVTKESVKTFTYESLNNIARFINGISALLLTLLPGKGNILEGISGWELKPALRGPRLPRWMESGVSSFNEFIHELSADSDTESVADSITGDDENEEFVCPPSPLSQSSRLSRASSFGRRDRRLRRHIRYAVSWILWPLRFFISLLLVLFSAIKFRIIRSSSKSAETPHYSRSSPAKRSFHIRDQFLQRTTDRRRGVFEDLHLAIEIFIESVFDIVHKGAHYVLSPSEVWQKLFSWIHGSGHDTSPVVDVPTANVGSDNPVPTERKAVNRHSLNTDSRTCEDVITELGYPFEAIKVVTSDGYVLLLERIPRRDSQKVVLLQHGILDSSMGWVSNGVVGSPAFAAYDQGYDVFLGNLRGLVSREHIDKNISSYKYWKYSVNEHGTKDMPAIIEEIHKIKTSELGKSQPLSGEETEVQNDKIKKLEEQASQGGAEDQPYKLCAVCHSLGGAVMLMYVVTSRITQKPHRLSRLVLLSPAGFHEDSNVVFSMVEKLLLFVGPVLAPLIPGLYIPTRFFRMLLNKLARDFHNYPALGGLVQTLMGYVVGGDSSNWVGVLGLPHYNMDDMPGVSFHVALHLAQIKRAKKFQMYDYGSHAANMEAYGTPEPLDLGAHYGLIDIPVDLVAGQRDRVISPSMVKKHYKLMRKSGVEVSYNEFEYAHLDFTFSHREELLSYVMSRLLLVTDPGKGRIKQSTMRLRKSKKVHSEIEENVECRAKEEADELAGRTA, from the exons ATGCTGCAGGAGTTCGTCGACAACGTCATCGCCGTTACCAAGGA ATCTGTGAAGACATTCACATATGAGTCACTGAACAACATTGCAAGGTTCATCAATGGAATATCAGCACTCTTATTGACTCTGTTACCTGGGAAAGGCAACATTTTAGAAGGGATCAGTGGCTGGGAACTGAAGCCAGCTCTCCGTGGGCCACGCCTCCCTCGTTGGATGGAAAG TGGGGTCTCTTCATTTAATGAGTTCATCCATGAACTTTCTGCCGATTCGGATACTGAATCAGTTGCTGACTCTATCACTGGGGATGATGAAAATGAAGAGTTTGTCTGTCCGCCCTCTCCATTGTCCCAAAGTTCACGACTATCACGTGCAAGCAGCTTTGGTAGACGTGATCGTCGATTGAGAAGGCATATCAGATATGCAGTTTCCTGGATTCTTTGGCCATTGAGATTCTTCATATCTTTGTTACTTGTTCTGTTCAGTGCCATCAAGTTTCGGATAATAAGGTCATCTTCTAAAAGTGCAGAAACACCTCATTATTCAAGAAGTAGTCCTGCCAAGAGATCATTTCATATAAGGGATCAGTTTCTCCAACGCACGACCGATAGGAGGCGTGGAGTTTTTGAG GATCTCCATCTGGCAATTGAGATTTTCATTGAATCAGTCTTTGACATTGTTCACAAAGGAGCACATTATGTTCTTTCTCCTTCAGAAGTGTGGCAGAAGTTATTTAGCTGGATTCATGGAAGTGGCCATGATACCAGTCCTGTTGTTGATGTACCAACAGCTAATGTTGGCAGTGATAATCCAGTTCCAACTGAGAGGAAAGCTGTGAATCGTCATTCTTTGAACACAGATTCCCGAACATGTGAGGATGTTATTACTGAGCTTGG ATATCCATTTGAGGCTATAAAGGTTGTTACTTCAGATGGGTATGTTCTGTTGCTGGAGAGAATTCCAAG GCGTGATTCGCAGAAGGTTGTCTTGTTGCAGCATGGAATACTGGACTCATCTATGGG TTGGGTATCAAATGGTGTTGTTGGCTCGCCAGCATTTGCAGCTTATGATCAAG GTTATGATGTTTTTCTTGGAAATCTACGAGGTTTAGTCTCAAGAGAGCATATAGATAAAAACATTTCTTCCTACAA ATACTGGAAGTATTCTGTTAATGAGCATGGAACAAAAGATATGCCTGCAATAATTGAGGAAATCCACAAGATTAAAACTTCAGAACTTGGCAAAAGTCAGCCCTTATCAGGAGAGGAGACAGAGGTTCAAAATGATAAGATAAAAAAATTGGAAGAGCAGGCTTCACAAGGCGGTGCAGAAGATCAACCCTACAAGCTTTGTGCTGTGTGCCACAGCTTGGGAGGTGCAGTTATGTTGATGTATGTGGTGACTTCAAGGATCACACAGAAGCCCCACAGGTTGTCGAGATTGGTCCTGCTATCTCCTGCAGGTTTTCATGAGGATTCGAATGTGGTGTTCAGtatggtggagaagctccttCTGTTTGTTGGTCCAGTACTTGCACCTCTAATACCTGGGCTTTACATCCCAACTCGATTCTTTAGGATGCTTCTGAACAAATTAGCTAGGGATTTCCACAACTATCCAGCTTTGGGAGGACTTGTCCAAACCCTTATGGGCTACGTTGTTGGTGGTGACAGTTCAAATTGGGTAGGAGTACTCGGTCTGCCCCACTACAACATGGATGACATGCCTGGTGTATCATTTCATGTTGCACTTCACCTCGCCCAGATAAAGAGGGCAAAGAAGTTCCAAATGTATGACTATGGCAGCCATGCAGCAAATATGGAAGCATATGGAACACCAGAGCCATTGGACCTGGGAGCTCATTATGGTCTCATTGACATTCCTGTGGACTTGGTCGCTGGGCAGAGGGACAGAGTTATCTCACCATCCATGGTGAAGAAGCACTACAAGCTGATGCGGAAATCTGGAGTGGAGGTCTCATACAATGAATTTGAGTATGCTCATTTGGATTTCACATTCTCACACAGGGAGGAGCTTTTGTCCTATGTCATGTCCCGCCTACTCTTAGTAACTGATCCAGGTAAAGGACGCATCAAGCAGAGCACTATGCGTCTCAGGAAATCAAAGAAAGTTCATTCAGAAATCGAGGAGAATGTGGAGTGCAGAGCCAAGGAGGAAGCCGATGAACTAGCTGGACGTACTGCCTGA
- the LOC101774085 gene encoding uncharacterized protein LOC101774085: protein MGRDGKESKRRSRSRKRSRDASPSSDSDSSDSPSSASSPSSSPERSRSRSSKRKRSSSSSHRHRHSRKSSGRSRSSRDEDRRRRRQRRRDEERRRRGGDDVGSSGSGSEEEEDRAAAAEEAREIVRDILGEFPAVAGELRQLLQMIDSGEGIDISGISDKPLVKRLKKLFRSLRLKESASGAYLLPPKHVPTLDIVGPLLLASSKLADNENGKSVSPIREELPPSNFDVQTKDKDDTTSEGPKIVGVEEPPKRRIIGPAMPSRELLAAAAEMTEALRCRDAELEADDDLLIGPPPPAVVAEAASANEAERFEEVTRILAADTNSPYDILGVNWKMSTDNMKKRYWKLSLLVHPDKCPHPSAQEAFVRLNNAFKDLQDPDKRGAIDEKIKKKEEMEQFEIELKAMREAAEWRRLQGISLAGDEELLAGPKEAQAPKRDEWMTTLPPERKAGVPMHSTKSFSMNGKEGRGDTSVWTDTPLDRAQKAQQSYLEAYNKTKAIAEGDDVKNKNPDASIVDKYNTSKRSVSLVQKHRESKKEKKKQKQHEKEEWEGNHPWKPWDRENDLSAGRQKVALDPENMSQGLSSRFASGAVQRNFL, encoded by the exons ATGGGAAGAGACGGGAAGGAGAGCAagcgccgcagccgcagccgcaagAGATCCCGCGACGCCTCCCCCTCCTCGGACTCCGACTCCTCCGATTCCccttcctctgcctcctcccCGAGCAGCAGCCCCgagcgcagccgcagccgcagcagcaagcGGAAgaggtcctcctcctcgtcgcaccgccaccgccacagcCGCAAGAGCAGCGGCCGGTCGCGGAGCTCCCGCGACGAggaccgccggcggcggcgtcagagGCGGCGGGACGAGGAGCgcaggcggcgcgggggcgatGATGTTGGGTCGTCCGGCTCTGggtccgaggaggaggaggatagggcggcggccgcggaggaggcgcgggagATCGTCCGGGATATCCTCGGCGAATttcccgccgtcgccggagagcTCCGTCAG CTTCTCCAAATGATAGACAGTGGTGAAGGCATTGATATTTCTGGAATCTCTGACAAGCCATTGGTGAAGCGCTTGAAGAAACTTTTCAGATCTCTGAGACTGAAAGAAAGTGCAAGTGGGGCTTACCTGCTGCCTCCAAAACATGTTCCTACACTCGATATTGTTGGACCATTACTGTTAGCAAGTTCTAAACTTGCAGACAACGAAAATGGAAAGTCAGTATCACCTATTAGAGAAGAATTACCGCCGTCTAACTTTGACGTGCAAACTAAAGATAAAGATGATACTACTTCTGAAGGGCCGAAAATTGTTGGAGTGGAGGAACCTCCTAAAAGAAG GATAATTGGCCCTGCAATGCCATCTCGTGAATTACTGGCAGCAGCAGCTGAAATGACAGAGGCTCTTAGGTGCCG GGATGCTGAACTGGAAGCTGATGATGATTTGCTCATAGGGCCCCCACCACCTGCTGTAGTTGCTGAAGCTGCATCTGCAAATGAAGCTGAGCGATTTGAAGAG GTTACTCGAATATTGGCAGCTGATACAAATTCGCCATATGATATTCTGGGGGTAAATTGGAAGATGTCGACTGATAACATGAAGAAAAG GTATTGGAAGTTGTCTCTATTAGTGCACCCAGACAAATGTCCTCATCCTTCAGCACAAGAGGCATTTGTGAGATTGAACAATGCATTCAAAGACTTACAAGACCCGGATAAG AGAGGTGCAATAGATGAgaagataaaaaagaaagaggagatGGAACAATTTGAG ATTGAGCTTAAAGCAATGCGTGAGGCTGCGGAATGGAGACGATTACAAG GTATATCACTTGCGGGTGATGAGGAACTTCTAGCTGGTCCAAAAGAGGCACAGGCACCTAAGAGAGATGAATGGATGACCACACTGCCACCTGAGAGAAAA GCAGGAGTGCCTATGCATTCTACTAAATCATTTAGTATGAATGGTAAAGAAGGACGAGGAGACACAAGTGTCTGGACTGATACTCCTCTTGATAGAGCGCAAAAAGCACAACAAAG CTATTTAGAAGCCTACAATAAAACAAAGGCGATTGCAGAAGGAGATGATGTAAAGAACAAAAATCCAGATGCTTCAATCGTAGACAAATACAACACCTCCAAAAGATCAGTGTCTCTTGTGCAGAAACACCGAGAGagcaaaaaggagaaaaagaagcaaAAGCAGCACGAGAAAGAAGAATGGGAGGGAAACCACCCTTGGAAGCCATGGGACCGTGAGAATGATCTCTCTGCTGGGCGGCAAAAGGTTGCCTTAGATCCGGAGAACATGTCACAAGGACTATCTTCCCGTTTCGCATCTGGGGCGGTGCAGAGGAACTTCCTGTGA
- the LOC101774492 gene encoding transcription factor MYBS1: protein MTTVATTTAAAWTREEDKAFENAVAAAAAPPADGPPDEGWFAALAASVPARTAEEVRRHYEALVEDVAAIEAGRVPLPSYAGEDPSAATPDSAAGAASAPKDGGGGGGGGHRREERKSGVDVGKSCSKAEQERRKGIPWTEEEHRLFLLGLDKFGKGDWRSISRNFVISRTPTQVASHAQKYFIRLNSMNRDRRRSSIHDITSVTAGEVAAAGAPITGGPAAAGAMPMGPAGMKHHHPGPPMGMYGHAPMGHPVAGHMVAPAAVGTPVMFPPGHSPYVVPVGYPAPPAKMHQ, encoded by the exons ATGACCACAGTGGCGACGACCACCGCGGCGGCGTGGACCAGGGAGGAGGACAAGGCTTTCGAGAACGCGgtagcggccgccgcggcgccgcccgccgacgGGCCGCCCGACGAGGGCTGGTTCGCGGCGCTCGCGGCGAGCGTGCCGGCGCggacggcggaggaggtgcggcggcacTACGAGGCGCTTGTGGAGGACGTGGCCGCCATCGAGGCCGGCCGCGTCCCGCTCCCGAGCTACGCCGGCGAGGACCCGTCCGCCGCGACGCCCGACAGCGCCGCTGGTGCCGCGTCCGCGcccaaggacggcggcggcggaggaggaggcgggcacCGGCGCGAGGAGCGGAAGAGCGGCGTCGACGTGGGGAAGAGCTGCTCCAAGGCGGAGCAGGAGCGGCGCAAGGGCATCCCGTGGACGGAGGAAGAGCACAG GTTGTTCTTGCTGGGTCTGGATAAGTTCGGCAAGGGCGACTGGCGGAGCATCTCGCGCAACTTCGTCATCTCGCGGACGCCGACGCAGGTGGCGAGCCACGCGCAGAAGTACTTCATCCGCCTCAACTCCATGAACCGCGATCGGCGCCGCTCCAGCATCCACGACATCACCAGCGTCACCGCGGGGGAggtcgcggcggccggcgccccgATCACCGgcgggcccgccgccgcgggagcgATGCCGATGGGACCCGCGGGCATGAAGCACCACCACCCGGGTCCGCCGATGGGCATGTACGGGCACGCGCCCATGGGCCACCCCGTCGCCGGGCACATGgtggcgcccgccgccgtcggcacgCCCGTCATGTTCCCGCCGGGCCACTCGCCCTACGTCGTGCCGGTGGGCTACCCGGCGCCACCGGCCAAGATGCACCAGTGA